Proteins co-encoded in one Dasypus novemcinctus isolate mDasNov1 chromosome 6, mDasNov1.1.hap2, whole genome shotgun sequence genomic window:
- the NFKB2 gene encoding nuclear factor NF-kappa-B p100 subunit isoform X2 translates to MDSCYDPGLDGIIEYDDFKFNPSIVEPKEPAPETADGPYLVIVEQPKQRGFRFRYGCEGPSHGGLPGASSEKGRKTYPTVKICNYEGPAKIEVDLVTHSDPPRAHAHSLVGKQCSELGVCAVSVGPKDMTAQFNNLGVLHVTKKNMMEIMIQKLQRQRLRSRPQGLTETERRELEQEAKELKKVMDLSIVRLRFSAFLRASDGSFSLPLKPVISQPIHDSKSPGASNLKISRMDKTAGSVRGGDEVYLLCDKVQKDDIEVRFYEDDENGWQAFGDFSPTDVHKQYAIVFRTPPYHKMKIERPVTVFLQLKRKRGGDVSDSKQFTYYPLVEDKEEVQRKRRKALPAFSQPFGGGSHMGGGSGGSAGGYGGAGGGGGSLGFFPSSLAYSPYQSGAAPMGCYPGGGGGAQMATSAPGGDAGEEAVEPSANPEAPEREPQAPEMLQRAREYNARLFGLAQRSARALLDYGVTADARALLAGQRHLLTAQDENGDTPLHLAIIHAQTSVIEQIAHVIYHAPHLGIVNLTNHLHQTPLHLAVITGQTRVVSFLLQVGADPALLDRHGDSVVHLALRAGAGAPDLLRVLLQSGTPSMAQLLHMPDFEGLYPVHLAVHARSPECLDLLVGDGAEVEAAERQGGRTALHLATEMEELGLVTHLVTKLGANVNARTFAGNTPLHLAAGLGSPTLTRLLLKAGADIHAENEEPLCPLPSPPTSDSDSDSEGSERDTRSSFRGHTPLDLTRSTKVKTLLLNAQDTLEPPLTPPSPADETSPPGAKPQARPHRGPGLSLGDVALKNLEQLLDGPGAQGSWAELAERLGLRSLVDTYRKTASPSGSLLRSYELAGGDLSGLLDALSDMGLEEGVRLLRGPETRDKLPSTEVKEDSAYGSQSVEQEAEKLGPPPEPPGGLCHGHPQPQVH, encoded by the exons ATGGACAGTTGCTACGACCCA GGTCTGGATGGCATCATTGAATATGATGATTTCAAATTCAACCCCTCCATTGTGGAGCCCAAGGAGCCAGCCCCAGAGACGG CTGATGGCCCCTATCTGGTGATTGTGGAGCAGCCTAAGCAG CGAGGCTTCCGATTTCGATATGGCTGTGAAGGCCCCTCCCACGGAGGACTGCCAGGTGCCTCCAGTGAGAAGGGCCGGAAGACCTACCCCACTGTCAAG atCTGTAACTACGAGGGACCAGCCAAGATCGAGGTGGACCTGGTAACGCACAGCGATCCGCCTCGCGCTCATGCCCACAGCCTGGTGGGCAAGCAGTGCTCGGAACTGGGGGTCTGCGCTGTGTCTGTGGGGCCCAAGGACATGACTGCCCA ATTCAACAACCTGGGTGTCCTGCATGTGACTAAGAAGAACATGATGGAGATTATGATACAAAAACTTCAGAGGCAGCGGCTCCGCTCTAGACCCCAGGGCCTTACAG AAACTGAGCGGAGGGAGCTGGAACAGGAGGCCAAGGAGCTGAAGAAGGTGATGGATCTGAGTATCGTGCGGCTGCGCTTCTCTGCCTTCCTTCGAGCCAGTGATGGCTCCTTCTCTCTGCCCCTGAAGCCAGTTATCTCCCAGCCCATCCATGACAGCA AGTCTCCTGGGGCCTCAAACCTGAAGATATCGCGAATGGACAAGACAGCCGGCTCTGTGCGGGGTGGAGACGAAGTTTATCTGCTATGTGACAAGGTGCAGAAAG ATGACATTGAAGTTCGGTTCTACGAGGATGATGAGAATGGATGGCAGGCCTTTGGGGACTTCTCTCCCACAGATGTTCATAAACAG taTGCCATTGTGTTCCGGACACCCCCCTATCACAAGATGAAGATTGAGCGTCCTGTCACAGTGTTCCTGCAACTGAAACGCAAGCGCGGGGGAGATGTCTCTGACTCCAAACAGTTCACCTATTATCCGCTGGTGGAAG ACAAGGAGGAGGTGCAGCGGAAGCGGAGGAAGGCCTTGCCCGCCTTTTCCCAGCCCTTCGGAGGTGGTTCCCACATGGGTGGAGGCTCTGGGGGCTCAGCTGGGGGTTatggaggagctggaggaggag GTGGCAGCCTCGGCTTTTTCCCCTCCTCCTTGGCCTACAGCCCCTACCAGTCCGGCGCGGCCCCAATGGGCTGCTACccgggaggcgggggcggggcgcagaTGGCCACCTCGGCGCCTGGCGGGGATGCCGGGGAGGAAGCCGTCGAGCCCAGCGCGAACCCCGAGGCCCCCGAGCGCGAACCGCAGGCCCCGGAGATGCTGCAGCGAG CCCGCGAGTACAACGCGCGCCTGTTCGGTCTGGCGCAGCGCAGCGCCCGTGCCTTGCTCGACTACGGCGTCACGGCGGACGCGCGCGCGCTGCTGGCGGGACAGCGCCACCTGCTGACGGCGCAGGACGAGAACGGAGACAC gcccctgcACCTGGCTATCATCCACGCGCAGACAAGTGTCATTGAGCAGATAGCACACGTCATCTACCACGCCCCGCACCTCGGCATCGTCAACCTCACCAACCACCTACACCAG ACCCCCCTGCACCTAGCAGTGATCACTGGGCAGACGAGGGTGGTAAGCTTCCTGCTGCAGGTGGGTGCAGACCCTGCTCTGCTGGATCGGCATGGAGACTCAGTGGTGCACCTGGCACTGCGGGCGGGGGCCGGTGCCCCAGACCTGCTGCGCGTGCTGCTGCAGAGTGGGACTCCTTCCATGGCCCAGCTTCTGCACATGCCTGACTTCGAGG GGCTGTACCCGGTACACCTGGCAGTCCATGCTCGCAGCCCAGAGTGCCTGGATCTGCTGGTGGGGGATGGGGCTGAGGTGGAGGCTGCAGAGCGGCAGGGGGGCCGAACTGCCCTACATCTAGCCACAGAAATGGAAGAGCTGGGATTGGTCACCCATCTGGTCACCAAG CTCGGTGCCAATGTGAACGCCCGCACCTTTGCGGGAAACACACCCCTACACCTGGCAGCTGGACTGGGATCCCCAACCCTCACCCGCCTCCTTCTAAAGGCTG GTGCCGACATCCATGCAGAAAATGAAGAGCCCCTGTGCCCACTGCCCTCACCCCCCACTTCTGATAGTGACTCAGATTCTGAGGGGTCCGAGAGGGACACCCGAAGCAGCTTCCGGGGCCACACACCTCTTGACCTCACACGCAGCACCAAG GTGAAGACCTTGCTGCTAAATGCTCAGGACACCCTGGAGCCCCCCCTGACCCCACCCAGCCCAGCAGATGAAACGTCTCCACCCGGTGCCAAACCCCAGGCCCGCCCACACAGAG GGCCAGGGCTGTCACTTGGGGATGTGGCCCTGAAGAATCTAGAGCAGCTGCTTGACGGGCCAGGGGCCCAGGGCAGCTGGGCAGAGCTGGCCGAGCGGCTGGGGCTGCGCAGTCTGGTGGACACATACCGAAAGACAGCTTCGCCCAGCGGCAGCCTCCTGCGCAGTTACGAG cTGGCTGGCGGGGACTTGTCGGGTCTGCTGGATGCACTGTCCGACATGGGCCTGGAGGAGGGAGTGAGGCTGCTGAGGGGTCCTGAGACCCGAGACAAGCTGCCCAGCACAG aGGTAAAGGAGGACAGTGCATACGGGAGCCAGTCAGTGGAACAGGAAGCAGAGAAGCTGGGCCCGCCCCCTGAGCCACCAGGAGGGCTCTGCCACGGGCACCCCCAGCCGCAGGTGCACTGA
- the NFKB2 gene encoding nuclear factor NF-kappa-B p100 subunit isoform X1: MDSCYDPGLDGIIEYDDFKFNPSIVEPKEPAPETADGPYLVIVEQPKQRGFRFRYGCEGPSHGGLPGASSEKGRKTYPTVKICNYEGPAKIEVDLVTHSDPPRAHAHSLVGKQCSELGVCAVSVGPKDMTAQFNNLGVLHVTKKNMMEIMIQKLQRQRLRSRPQGLTETERRELEQEAKELKKVMDLSIVRLRFSAFLRASDGSFSLPLKPVISQPIHDSKSPGASNLKISRMDKTAGSVRGGDEVYLLCDKVQKDDIEVRFYEDDENGWQAFGDFSPTDVHKQYAIVFRTPPYHKMKIERPVTVFLQLKRKRGGDVSDSKQFTYYPLVEDKEEVQRKRRKALPAFSQPFGGGSHMGGGSGGSAGGYGGAGGGGGSLGFFPSSLAYSPYQSGAAPMGCYPGGGGGAQMATSAPGGDAGEEAVEPSANPEAPEREPQAPEMLQRAREYNARLFGLAQRSARALLDYGVTADARALLAGQRHLLTAQDENGDTPLHLAIIHAQTSVIEQIAHVIYHAPHLGIVNLTNHLHQTPLHLAVITGQTRVVSFLLQVGADPALLDRHGDSVVHLALRAGAGAPDLLRVLLQSGTPSMAQLLHMPDFEGLYPVHLAVHARSPECLDLLVGDGAEVEAAERQGGRTALHLATEMEELGLVTHLVTKLGANVNARTFAGNTPLHLAAGLGSPTLTRLLLKAGADIHAENEEPLCPLPSPPTSDSDSDSEGSERDTRSSFRGHTPLDLTRSTKVKTLLLNAQDTLEPPLTPPSPADETSPPGAKPQARPHRGPGLSLGDVALKNLEQLLDGPGAQGSWAELAERLGLRSLVDTYRKTASPSGSLLRSYELAGGDLSGLLDALSDMGLEEGVRLLRGPETRDKLPSTAEVKEDSAYGSQSVEQEAEKLGPPPEPPGGLCHGHPQPQVH; this comes from the exons ATGGACAGTTGCTACGACCCA GGTCTGGATGGCATCATTGAATATGATGATTTCAAATTCAACCCCTCCATTGTGGAGCCCAAGGAGCCAGCCCCAGAGACGG CTGATGGCCCCTATCTGGTGATTGTGGAGCAGCCTAAGCAG CGAGGCTTCCGATTTCGATATGGCTGTGAAGGCCCCTCCCACGGAGGACTGCCAGGTGCCTCCAGTGAGAAGGGCCGGAAGACCTACCCCACTGTCAAG atCTGTAACTACGAGGGACCAGCCAAGATCGAGGTGGACCTGGTAACGCACAGCGATCCGCCTCGCGCTCATGCCCACAGCCTGGTGGGCAAGCAGTGCTCGGAACTGGGGGTCTGCGCTGTGTCTGTGGGGCCCAAGGACATGACTGCCCA ATTCAACAACCTGGGTGTCCTGCATGTGACTAAGAAGAACATGATGGAGATTATGATACAAAAACTTCAGAGGCAGCGGCTCCGCTCTAGACCCCAGGGCCTTACAG AAACTGAGCGGAGGGAGCTGGAACAGGAGGCCAAGGAGCTGAAGAAGGTGATGGATCTGAGTATCGTGCGGCTGCGCTTCTCTGCCTTCCTTCGAGCCAGTGATGGCTCCTTCTCTCTGCCCCTGAAGCCAGTTATCTCCCAGCCCATCCATGACAGCA AGTCTCCTGGGGCCTCAAACCTGAAGATATCGCGAATGGACAAGACAGCCGGCTCTGTGCGGGGTGGAGACGAAGTTTATCTGCTATGTGACAAGGTGCAGAAAG ATGACATTGAAGTTCGGTTCTACGAGGATGATGAGAATGGATGGCAGGCCTTTGGGGACTTCTCTCCCACAGATGTTCATAAACAG taTGCCATTGTGTTCCGGACACCCCCCTATCACAAGATGAAGATTGAGCGTCCTGTCACAGTGTTCCTGCAACTGAAACGCAAGCGCGGGGGAGATGTCTCTGACTCCAAACAGTTCACCTATTATCCGCTGGTGGAAG ACAAGGAGGAGGTGCAGCGGAAGCGGAGGAAGGCCTTGCCCGCCTTTTCCCAGCCCTTCGGAGGTGGTTCCCACATGGGTGGAGGCTCTGGGGGCTCAGCTGGGGGTTatggaggagctggaggaggag GTGGCAGCCTCGGCTTTTTCCCCTCCTCCTTGGCCTACAGCCCCTACCAGTCCGGCGCGGCCCCAATGGGCTGCTACccgggaggcgggggcggggcgcagaTGGCCACCTCGGCGCCTGGCGGGGATGCCGGGGAGGAAGCCGTCGAGCCCAGCGCGAACCCCGAGGCCCCCGAGCGCGAACCGCAGGCCCCGGAGATGCTGCAGCGAG CCCGCGAGTACAACGCGCGCCTGTTCGGTCTGGCGCAGCGCAGCGCCCGTGCCTTGCTCGACTACGGCGTCACGGCGGACGCGCGCGCGCTGCTGGCGGGACAGCGCCACCTGCTGACGGCGCAGGACGAGAACGGAGACAC gcccctgcACCTGGCTATCATCCACGCGCAGACAAGTGTCATTGAGCAGATAGCACACGTCATCTACCACGCCCCGCACCTCGGCATCGTCAACCTCACCAACCACCTACACCAG ACCCCCCTGCACCTAGCAGTGATCACTGGGCAGACGAGGGTGGTAAGCTTCCTGCTGCAGGTGGGTGCAGACCCTGCTCTGCTGGATCGGCATGGAGACTCAGTGGTGCACCTGGCACTGCGGGCGGGGGCCGGTGCCCCAGACCTGCTGCGCGTGCTGCTGCAGAGTGGGACTCCTTCCATGGCCCAGCTTCTGCACATGCCTGACTTCGAGG GGCTGTACCCGGTACACCTGGCAGTCCATGCTCGCAGCCCAGAGTGCCTGGATCTGCTGGTGGGGGATGGGGCTGAGGTGGAGGCTGCAGAGCGGCAGGGGGGCCGAACTGCCCTACATCTAGCCACAGAAATGGAAGAGCTGGGATTGGTCACCCATCTGGTCACCAAG CTCGGTGCCAATGTGAACGCCCGCACCTTTGCGGGAAACACACCCCTACACCTGGCAGCTGGACTGGGATCCCCAACCCTCACCCGCCTCCTTCTAAAGGCTG GTGCCGACATCCATGCAGAAAATGAAGAGCCCCTGTGCCCACTGCCCTCACCCCCCACTTCTGATAGTGACTCAGATTCTGAGGGGTCCGAGAGGGACACCCGAAGCAGCTTCCGGGGCCACACACCTCTTGACCTCACACGCAGCACCAAG GTGAAGACCTTGCTGCTAAATGCTCAGGACACCCTGGAGCCCCCCCTGACCCCACCCAGCCCAGCAGATGAAACGTCTCCACCCGGTGCCAAACCCCAGGCCCGCCCACACAGAG GGCCAGGGCTGTCACTTGGGGATGTGGCCCTGAAGAATCTAGAGCAGCTGCTTGACGGGCCAGGGGCCCAGGGCAGCTGGGCAGAGCTGGCCGAGCGGCTGGGGCTGCGCAGTCTGGTGGACACATACCGAAAGACAGCTTCGCCCAGCGGCAGCCTCCTGCGCAGTTACGAG cTGGCTGGCGGGGACTTGTCGGGTCTGCTGGATGCACTGTCCGACATGGGCCTGGAGGAGGGAGTGAGGCTGCTGAGGGGTCCTGAGACCCGAGACAAGCTGCCCAGCACAG cagaGGTAAAGGAGGACAGTGCATACGGGAGCCAGTCAGTGGAACAGGAAGCAGAGAAGCTGGGCCCGCCCCCTGAGCCACCAGGAGGGCTCTGCCACGGGCACCCCCAGCCGCAGGTGCACTGA
- the NFKB2 gene encoding nuclear factor NF-kappa-B p100 subunit isoform X3 → MMEIMIQKLQRQRLRSRPQGLTETERRELEQEAKELKKVMDLSIVRLRFSAFLRASDGSFSLPLKPVISQPIHDSKSPGASNLKISRMDKTAGSVRGGDEVYLLCDKVQKDDIEVRFYEDDENGWQAFGDFSPTDVHKQYAIVFRTPPYHKMKIERPVTVFLQLKRKRGGDVSDSKQFTYYPLVEDKEEVQRKRRKALPAFSQPFGGGSHMGGGSGGSAGGYGGAGGGGGSLGFFPSSLAYSPYQSGAAPMGCYPGGGGGAQMATSAPGGDAGEEAVEPSANPEAPEREPQAPEMLQRAREYNARLFGLAQRSARALLDYGVTADARALLAGQRHLLTAQDENGDTPLHLAIIHAQTSVIEQIAHVIYHAPHLGIVNLTNHLHQTPLHLAVITGQTRVVSFLLQVGADPALLDRHGDSVVHLALRAGAGAPDLLRVLLQSGTPSMAQLLHMPDFEGLYPVHLAVHARSPECLDLLVGDGAEVEAAERQGGRTALHLATEMEELGLVTHLVTKLGANVNARTFAGNTPLHLAAGLGSPTLTRLLLKAGADIHAENEEPLCPLPSPPTSDSDSDSEGSERDTRSSFRGHTPLDLTRSTKVKTLLLNAQDTLEPPLTPPSPADETSPPGAKPQARPHRGPGLSLGDVALKNLEQLLDGPGAQGSWAELAERLGLRSLVDTYRKTASPSGSLLRSYELAGGDLSGLLDALSDMGLEEGVRLLRGPETRDKLPSTAEVKEDSAYGSQSVEQEAEKLGPPPEPPGGLCHGHPQPQVH, encoded by the exons ATGATGGAGATTATGATACAAAAACTTCAGAGGCAGCGGCTCCGCTCTAGACCCCAGGGCCTTACAG AAACTGAGCGGAGGGAGCTGGAACAGGAGGCCAAGGAGCTGAAGAAGGTGATGGATCTGAGTATCGTGCGGCTGCGCTTCTCTGCCTTCCTTCGAGCCAGTGATGGCTCCTTCTCTCTGCCCCTGAAGCCAGTTATCTCCCAGCCCATCCATGACAGCA AGTCTCCTGGGGCCTCAAACCTGAAGATATCGCGAATGGACAAGACAGCCGGCTCTGTGCGGGGTGGAGACGAAGTTTATCTGCTATGTGACAAGGTGCAGAAAG ATGACATTGAAGTTCGGTTCTACGAGGATGATGAGAATGGATGGCAGGCCTTTGGGGACTTCTCTCCCACAGATGTTCATAAACAG taTGCCATTGTGTTCCGGACACCCCCCTATCACAAGATGAAGATTGAGCGTCCTGTCACAGTGTTCCTGCAACTGAAACGCAAGCGCGGGGGAGATGTCTCTGACTCCAAACAGTTCACCTATTATCCGCTGGTGGAAG ACAAGGAGGAGGTGCAGCGGAAGCGGAGGAAGGCCTTGCCCGCCTTTTCCCAGCCCTTCGGAGGTGGTTCCCACATGGGTGGAGGCTCTGGGGGCTCAGCTGGGGGTTatggaggagctggaggaggag GTGGCAGCCTCGGCTTTTTCCCCTCCTCCTTGGCCTACAGCCCCTACCAGTCCGGCGCGGCCCCAATGGGCTGCTACccgggaggcgggggcggggcgcagaTGGCCACCTCGGCGCCTGGCGGGGATGCCGGGGAGGAAGCCGTCGAGCCCAGCGCGAACCCCGAGGCCCCCGAGCGCGAACCGCAGGCCCCGGAGATGCTGCAGCGAG CCCGCGAGTACAACGCGCGCCTGTTCGGTCTGGCGCAGCGCAGCGCCCGTGCCTTGCTCGACTACGGCGTCACGGCGGACGCGCGCGCGCTGCTGGCGGGACAGCGCCACCTGCTGACGGCGCAGGACGAGAACGGAGACAC gcccctgcACCTGGCTATCATCCACGCGCAGACAAGTGTCATTGAGCAGATAGCACACGTCATCTACCACGCCCCGCACCTCGGCATCGTCAACCTCACCAACCACCTACACCAG ACCCCCCTGCACCTAGCAGTGATCACTGGGCAGACGAGGGTGGTAAGCTTCCTGCTGCAGGTGGGTGCAGACCCTGCTCTGCTGGATCGGCATGGAGACTCAGTGGTGCACCTGGCACTGCGGGCGGGGGCCGGTGCCCCAGACCTGCTGCGCGTGCTGCTGCAGAGTGGGACTCCTTCCATGGCCCAGCTTCTGCACATGCCTGACTTCGAGG GGCTGTACCCGGTACACCTGGCAGTCCATGCTCGCAGCCCAGAGTGCCTGGATCTGCTGGTGGGGGATGGGGCTGAGGTGGAGGCTGCAGAGCGGCAGGGGGGCCGAACTGCCCTACATCTAGCCACAGAAATGGAAGAGCTGGGATTGGTCACCCATCTGGTCACCAAG CTCGGTGCCAATGTGAACGCCCGCACCTTTGCGGGAAACACACCCCTACACCTGGCAGCTGGACTGGGATCCCCAACCCTCACCCGCCTCCTTCTAAAGGCTG GTGCCGACATCCATGCAGAAAATGAAGAGCCCCTGTGCCCACTGCCCTCACCCCCCACTTCTGATAGTGACTCAGATTCTGAGGGGTCCGAGAGGGACACCCGAAGCAGCTTCCGGGGCCACACACCTCTTGACCTCACACGCAGCACCAAG GTGAAGACCTTGCTGCTAAATGCTCAGGACACCCTGGAGCCCCCCCTGACCCCACCCAGCCCAGCAGATGAAACGTCTCCACCCGGTGCCAAACCCCAGGCCCGCCCACACAGAG GGCCAGGGCTGTCACTTGGGGATGTGGCCCTGAAGAATCTAGAGCAGCTGCTTGACGGGCCAGGGGCCCAGGGCAGCTGGGCAGAGCTGGCCGAGCGGCTGGGGCTGCGCAGTCTGGTGGACACATACCGAAAGACAGCTTCGCCCAGCGGCAGCCTCCTGCGCAGTTACGAG cTGGCTGGCGGGGACTTGTCGGGTCTGCTGGATGCACTGTCCGACATGGGCCTGGAGGAGGGAGTGAGGCTGCTGAGGGGTCCTGAGACCCGAGACAAGCTGCCCAGCACAG cagaGGTAAAGGAGGACAGTGCATACGGGAGCCAGTCAGTGGAACAGGAAGCAGAGAAGCTGGGCCCGCCCCCTGAGCCACCAGGAGGGCTCTGCCACGGGCACCCCCAGCCGCAGGTGCACTGA